ACCCATTTATTAAATGAAGGAGCAGACCTTAGATCAGTTCAAGAATTGCTCGGTCATGAAAATCTTTCAACAACACAAATATATACCCACGTAACTAAGGAACATTTACGTAAAATTTACTTGAAAAACCATCCTCGCGCATAGCATTTTAAGTTTAAAGGAAATGAGGTGTGGGACCATGATAGATAGCTTTCACGCAACGACTATTTTTGCCGTTCAACACAATGGCCAATGTGCCATGAGTGGCGATGGTCAAGTGACATTTGGAAACGCTGTCGTTATGAAACACAAAGCGAAAAAAGTAAGAAGATTATTTAATGGGGAAATACTAGCAGGATTTGCAGGTTCAGTGGCAGATGCTTTTACTCTTTTTGAAAAATTCGAGGGAAAACTTGAAGCATACAATGGGAATCTTCAGCGTGCTGCGGTAGAACTAGCAAAGGAATGGAGAAGTGATAAGGTTCTTCGAAAGCTGGAAGCAATGTTGATTGTAATGAATAAAGAACATATGTTTATTGTTTCAGGAACGGGAGAGGTTATAGAACCTGATGATGGAATTTTAGCCATAGGTTCAGGAGGACACTATGCATTATCGGCTGGAAGAGCGCTGAAACGTTATGCACCTGAAAAAACAGCAGAAGAAATTGCTAAAGCTGCGTTAGAGATTGCCGGTGAAATATGTGTCTATACAAATGATCAAATTGTGCTGGAGGTATTATAATTTAGGAGGCGTTTCTTAAATGGAACATTTAACACCACGACAGATTGTGGATCGTTTGGATCAATTTATCATCGGGCAACAGGATGCCAAAAAAGCAGTTGCTGTTGCTTTAAGGAACCGTTATCGACGTATGATGCTTGATGATAAATTAAAGGATGAAATTGTTCCAAAAAATATTTTGATGATAGGACCAACTGGTGTAGGGAAGACGGAGATTGCGCGACGTTTAGCAAAACTAGTTGGTGCACCTTTTATTAAGGTGGAAGCTACTAAGTTTACTGAGGTAGGCTATGTGGGACGAGATGTAGAATCCATGGTTAGAGATTTACTTGAAACTTCTGTCCGAATGGTGAAAGAAGAAAAAATAGAAGCTGTGAAAGATAAAGCAATAGACCTTGCGAATAAAAGTTTGGTTAAATTAATTGTTCCGGAAAAAAAGAAACAGGCGCAATTTAAAAATCCATTTGAAATGCTCTTTTCAAATACACAGGAAGATCCTTCTGACCAAGGGAAAACAGAAGAGAAAGATGAAATTGACTCAAAAAGAAAACAAATTGAACATCAGCTGGCCTTAGGTGAATTGGAGGATACCATGGTTAATGTAGAGGTTGATGAACAAACACCGTCGATGTTTGATATGCTACAGGGATCGGGTATGGAACAAATGGGGATGAATATGCAAGATGCCTTTAGCCAATTCATGCCCAAGAAAAAGAAAAAGAGACGCTTGCCTGTTTCGGAGGCAAGAAAACTTCTTATTCATGATGAGGCCCAAAAGTTGATTGACATGGATGAAGTGACACAGGAGTCTATCAACCGTGCGGAACAATCAGGGATCATTTTTATTGATGAAATTGATAAGGTTGTAGGCAAAAATGAGGGACAAGTGAATGTATCACGTGAGGGTGTGCAACGTGATATCCTTCCAATAGTGGAGGGATCGACTGTAATAACCAAATATGGCCCTGTAAAAACAGATCACATGCTTTTTATTGCTGCGGGTGCTTTTCATATGGCAAAACCTTCTGATCTCATCCCTGAACTTCAAGGCCGCTTCCCAATTCGAGTAGAGTTGAAGAAACTCACCGTTCAAGACTTTGAGAAGATTCTTAGAGAACCTAATAATGCTTTACTTAAGCAATACAAAGCGCTTTTACAAACTGAGGGTATAAACATTGAATTTTCTGACGATGCTGTTCATAGGTTGGCAGAAGTGGCCTATCAAGTGAATCAAGAAACAGATAACATTGGTGCAAGGCGTTTGCATACTATCCTTGAAAAGCTCTTAGAGGATTTGTCCTTTGAAGCTCCAGATATAACAATGGAGAAGATAGAAATCACAAAAAATTACGTAGACGAGAAACTCTCGTCCATTGCTAAAAATAAAGATTTAAGCCAATTTATTTTATAAAACATTGCTGTATAAAGGACTAGGAGGAAAAAAATGAAACTTTTAGATCGTGCTAGAATGATTAATGCTATGCTTCAAAAAACAACTGGGAAATCAGTTAATTTTAATGATGTAGCCGCGATATTACGTAATGCAACAGAAGCAAACATCTTCATTGTTAGTCGTAGAGGGAAACTTTTAGGTTATGCCATTAAGCAGGAAATTGCCAATGAGCGTATGAAGCGTATGTTAGAAGAAAGACAATTTCCAGAAAGTTATACAGAAAACCTGTTCCAAATTCGAGAAACTACACCAAATCTTGATATTAATAGTGAATATACAGCATTTCCAGTTGAAAACAAAGATTTGTTTAAAGATAGTTTAACAACAATAGTACCTATTATTGGTGGCGGAGAACGCTTAGGAACCTTGATTCTAGGGAGATTAACCGAGAGTTTTTCAGATGATGACCTACTACTTGCTGAGTATGGAGCAACTGTTGTTGGAATGGAGATACTCCATGAAAAGACGGAGGAAATTGAAATTGAAGCTCGAAGTAAAGCGGTTGTCCAAATGGCTATTAGCTCTTTATCTTATAGTGAACTTGAAGCAATTGAACATATTTT
This genomic window from Bacillaceae bacterium S4-13-56 contains:
- the hslV gene encoding ATP-dependent protease subunit HslV, with amino-acid sequence MIDSFHATTIFAVQHNGQCAMSGDGQVTFGNAVVMKHKAKKVRRLFNGEILAGFAGSVADAFTLFEKFEGKLEAYNGNLQRAAVELAKEWRSDKVLRKLEAMLIVMNKEHMFIVSGTGEVIEPDDGILAIGSGGHYALSAGRALKRYAPEKTAEEIAKAALEIAGEICVYTNDQIVLEVL
- the hslU gene encoding HslU--HslV peptidase ATPase subunit, with the translated sequence MEHLTPRQIVDRLDQFIIGQQDAKKAVAVALRNRYRRMMLDDKLKDEIVPKNILMIGPTGVGKTEIARRLAKLVGAPFIKVEATKFTEVGYVGRDVESMVRDLLETSVRMVKEEKIEAVKDKAIDLANKSLVKLIVPEKKKQAQFKNPFEMLFSNTQEDPSDQGKTEEKDEIDSKRKQIEHQLALGELEDTMVNVEVDEQTPSMFDMLQGSGMEQMGMNMQDAFSQFMPKKKKKRRLPVSEARKLLIHDEAQKLIDMDEVTQESINRAEQSGIIFIDEIDKVVGKNEGQVNVSREGVQRDILPIVEGSTVITKYGPVKTDHMLFIAAGAFHMAKPSDLIPELQGRFPIRVELKKLTVQDFEKILREPNNALLKQYKALLQTEGINIEFSDDAVHRLAEVAYQVNQETDNIGARRLHTILEKLLEDLSFEAPDITMEKIEITKNYVDEKLSSIAKNKDLSQFIL
- the codY gene encoding GTP-sensing pleiotropic transcriptional regulator CodY, with the translated sequence MKLLDRARMINAMLQKTTGKSVNFNDVAAILRNATEANIFIVSRRGKLLGYAIKQEIANERMKRMLEERQFPESYTENLFQIRETTPNLDINSEYTAFPVENKDLFKDSLTTIVPIIGGGERLGTLILGRLTESFSDDDLLLAEYGATVVGMEILHEKTEEIEIEARSKAVVQMAISSLSYSELEAIEHIFEELEGNEGLLVASKIADRVGITRSVIVNALRKLESAGVIESRSLGMKGTYIKVLNNKFLIELQKMNAK